The following nucleotide sequence is from Paenibacillus odorifer.
GGTGTTCAGATTACCAGGTACTCCTGCATTTTGAAAAGAACCTACAGCGGAAGGCGTATTTAACGCAGGAGTCTTCGTCACAGGAACTACTGGAACCTCAGGAATGGTAGGCGATTTCGGAGGTTTCGTTGAATCATCTTGATGAGTAGTATTCCATTGATTGATTGTAGTCTCGTTATTCGTATTCCCCCCTACGTTTAGGCTTTCTTTAAATTTGTTAACATCAAATTCTTGCGTATATTTCGCAGCCGTATCAAAAGTATTTTCAATGCTCATCTCCACGTTCTGTTTAAATTGACTGCTGTCAACCCGTTCAAGATGAAGATTAATCTCTGATTCTATACCTATAAATTTACCAACAGCCCCAATTACTTTATTAATACCACCTAATAAAAAATTGGCAGCATCAATGATACCATTAATAAATCCGGTCCATAGATCAATCACATAACCTACAAAATCTGCAACGATCTGTCCGAGAGCCCTGAACATATTGGCAAGAAAATCTCTTACTGGCTGAAGAGCTGCAACAATTCCTAAAAAAGCCACAATAAGTGCAATAACAAGTCCAATTACAAGCGCAATAGGATTGGCATTTAACACAGCGTTGTAAATCCCTTGCGCTGCGGTAGCGATCCCAGTCGCAATTGCTGACATATTTGTTGCGATTGCTGCTGCACCCATAGCAATTTTATAAGCAATAATCCCAGCAACAATTCCCAAAAGAATGGGTACTACATAAGGCAACGTGCTGCTAAGAACACTCCAAAGGAATAAGGCTCCCTGTACAACTTGTGAAAAACCTTGTGCTATAATAGCCAATCCAATGGCCATCCCATCGATAATAGGCTGAAAGGTACCTTCTGAGAACGCATCATTAAGAATGCTTAACAGCGGAGAAAATGCTGCAAGTGCCCCTTGTCCCATGCCAGCTAAGGAATTGTTATAGTTTCCAAGAAGTGTCTGCCACTGATTTACGGGTGAATCCATCATGGTTTGCAGCGAAGTACTCGTCATACCTGCCGTTGTCATGATATCTCCCAAAGTACTTAAAAAAGCGCCCATGTTCCCCGTACTGGCTACTAGGTCGAGTCCACCAAGCTCCTCTTCATCTACCTGAAGCATCGATGCTAAGTCACTAGAGTCTCCATCAAATGCAGAATTAATAGCTGATGAAGTATCGCCAATATCCTTACCTTCTGGAGACATCATACTAAGCCTTGTGGAATAATCCATTAGCTTATCTAGCTGGTCCGTATTTTGTGTTTTAGGATAAAACGACAAGACACTTTCCATAGACTTGCTGACGTCCTGTCCGGTTTCTAGCGCTCTCTTCTTGAATTTATCAAACATAGCTACACCAACATCAGCATTTCCGGTTTTTGCTTTGAAAAGATCTTCCCACTTTTGCTGCTCAGCAGCTGGCACAAGCACCTTCTCCATGACACCCTTAACTTTTTCCACCATACCCTTAGCCTTTTCAAAGGCCCCCGTAAGCTTTTCCCAGGTTCCTGCTTGCTTTTCAGCTCCTCCAGCCCCTCTATCAGCCGCATCATTCAGTCTCTCCTGAGCCTGAACCGCACCTCCAATAGAAGCTTGAATTCTGGTATAAGCTGCACTGTAATTATTAGTGATGTTGTACACGGGTTTATTGACTATTTTCATACTGATACGGTTTAAGGTTGCTGAAAAGGAATTTGAAATATTTGCCGAGACCTGTGTTGTAATCTGATTGGTTATATCATTGATCCATTGATTGGAAACTTGCTGTATTCCAGCTATATTATTTTGTACACCTGCCATTCTCTCACCCCCTAACTATCTCTTCCTCGCCTTACTCCGTGCCTGATCGCGCTTCTCCTTCTCCACACGAACAGCAATCATCGCATATATTGCGGCGCGTTCGCGGGAAGACAGCTTCATCAGCTCATGGGGTAAAATGTGCAGCTCATGGAGGGCGTAATAAGCAAAATTGGCTTCACTATCGCCCTCGTTGATTAGTTTTTTACTTCATCCACCAGCTCGTTCATGTCCGTGCCAAAACCATTTAAGGCCTGCACCCGCTCACCCAACGCCGCGAATTCACCCGGAAGCAGCATTTTACGCAGCAGTGTTTCAGCGCCAAGTACGCCATAAGAACGCTGCAGTTCAGCATTTTTTAGATCCGGATGCATTACACTTGAGGTCATCAGCTTCGCCATATAATCGTTAGGCTCAATTTCAGAGGTATACACTCCGTTTTTCCCTTTGACTTTGCGGGTTGCGGCCTTGCGGCATTCCTGATTCTCATCCTCAGTCATACTGCGCAACTTCCAGGCCACCGCATTTCCTTCCTTATCCTTAAAACGCTGGGATACCACAAACTCCTCGGTCGTGTCACATGCTACATTTTGGGCAAAAAACAAACTTAATTCGCTCATTGTCTTCCTCCTAGAATTATTTATTTAGATACTTCTCCTGCTACTAGCTGCCAATAGACAGAGAAGAGACCCGTCGCTCATTCTACGTTCGGGTCTTGCTTGCTCCAATCTATCTAGTTGTCTTAATTAAAGCCCGGAACCTGCCGGAGCACCAAAAGCTTGCACAATCTGCACATCTTCAAAGGTAAAGCTAACTTCTTCTTCCAGAGCGTCTGACTCTGTATCGAGTGAGGCCATGATGACACTATCGAGGTTCACCCCTTTTAGAATAATCCGTTGTGCCCCCACGCTGGACGATGGATCCTCGTTCGTAACCTCAATATCGAAGTACTGATCAACACCCGTATTCATATAATCGAGCATCATCTGGCGGAAACGACTAGTCATATAAAAAATCGTCATCGAACCGCTGCCCGACCATCCAGTCGCTTTATGCTGAACACCCCGGCGGCCCAGTGTTTTCACTTCTGCTTTTGTTTTTTCTACTGTAGCTTCAAGAGTTTTCACATAGAACATCTCTTCAGTTTGCGTACCAATCACAGCATAAGCACGGCCCTCCTGGCCGGAAATCGTATCACTAGCTTTTAAAAATGCCATCTTAAACCACCTTCACTTTCATATATACTTTTTCTACGGAATCTACCGGTTTCACAGCCACATCCAGCACGATACTGTCACTATCTGCACCAGCCACAACTACAACATCTGTCTGCGCGTTAAAGCCCTCAATCGCACCCATATCCTGCAAATCATTCATATAAGTCGCACACTGTGACCAGAAAAGAGCACGGCCATCTTCATTATTCGCGACCTTACCGATATAGTAGTTCTCAAAAATACGCTTCATATCATTTGCAATTCCATCCAGCACGCGAAGTACACGATTTTTGGAGAATGCTTTGCCTTTGTCCGGTGAAAATGCGGTAAATGTATTAATATCCTGTTCCACCACAGCCCGTCCGCCACTGTAAGTAAAGATAAGCTCTCCTTTTAGCAACGCAGCTGTAGTCTCAGAATGGCTAAGTCTTACATCAGCATCCACCGAATCATCATAACCCTGATAAGTCAGCGATTCATTAACAGCTGCTGCTGCTGTAGCACCAGCTACCCAAGCAACGGCATTGACGTTATCAATCGTAGTTCCGTCGCTCAGTACTACCCCATTATTCACGCTAATCACACCTTCATGACCTGCAGCCGCATAATCGGATAGTACAGCCTGTACCTTTTTCCCTTCTGTATCCCGAAGCCGTCTCACAAAAGAACTGT
It contains:
- a CDS encoding phage tail assembly chaperone → MSELSLFFAQNVACDTTEEFVVSQRFKDKEGNAVAWKLRSMTEDENQECRKAATRKVKGKNGVYTSEIEPNDYMAKLMTSSVMHPDLKNAELQRSYGVLGAETLLRKMLLPGEFAALGERVQALNGFGTDMNELVDEVKN
- a CDS encoding phage tail sheath family protein yields the protein MAGGTWTTQNKVRPGVYVNVASNQGAIGKMGERGITALALALSWGEPGVIMKITPQDDVNKLLGVDLEHPTLLPVREALKRAGTLLLYRLNEGVKAAVTNNGLQVTAKYGGVRGNDLSIVIEKNIENVALFDVKTLLNGTELNKQTVGTAEELVANDYVQFQKNGAEGLKLIAGMPLTGGANGTVTNGAHSDFLSALEVQEFQTVGLVSQDSALKALYSSFVRRLRDTEGKKVQAVLSDYAAAGHEGVISVNNGVVLSDGTTIDNVNAVAWVAGATAAAAVNESLTYQGYDDSVDADVRLSHSETTAALLKGELIFTYSGGRAVVEQDINTFTAFSPDKGKAFSKNRVLRVLDGIANDMKRIFENYYIGKVANNEDGRALFWSQCATYMNDLQDMGAIEGFNAQTDVVVVAGADSDSIVLDVAVKPVDSVEKVYMKVKVV
- a CDS encoding phage tail tube protein, giving the protein MAFLKASDTISGQEGRAYAVIGTQTEEMFYVKTLEATVEKTKAEVKTLGRRGVQHKATGWSGSGSMTIFYMTSRFRQMMLDYMNTGVDQYFDIEVTNEDPSSSVGAQRIILKGVNLDSVIMASLDTESDALEEEVSFTFEDVQIVQAFGAPAGSGL